A section of the Cydia pomonella isolate Wapato2018A unplaced genomic scaffold, ilCydPomo1 PGA_scaffold_188, whole genome shotgun sequence genome encodes:
- the LOC133533653 gene encoding uncharacterized protein LOC133533653: protein MHTVVKEIEAVLNTRPLTVVGSDPEGVLRPADFLSLGQCLEINPDFGEGTSQGTNTKVDLVEGWKRGQRILNEYKEMFTNQYLPSLRDRFSHSHKQPRVISKKSPEVGDIVQIKNDSKNRINWKVGKIVSLIRSRDGECRAAKVVVGNTEFTRSIAHLYPLESDMYGPTDYALPPSQDNEMVETSTVPMEMVKTMEPIRASETIVSPKPETEIDESTIPTEPATEKEISVLDSDGSPTHTEQAPAVDTYEAEVREPSVTEERPEEVTRVRRNAAIWARERIAEWTRQLMTLLV from the coding sequence ATGCATACAGTAGTGAAGGAGATTGAGGCCGTATTGAACACAAGACCTTTGACTGTAGTGGGTTCCGACCCAGAGGGAGTACTGCGTCCAGCtgattttctatctctaggtcAGTGTCTAGAAATAAACCCAGATTTTGGTGAGGGAACTTCACAGGGCACCAATACCAAAGTCGACTTGGTTGAAGGCTGGAAAAGGGGTCAGAGGATTCTTAACGAATATAAAGAGATGTTCACCAATCAATATCTACCAAGTCTGCGGGACAGATTCAGTCACTCTCATAAACAACCGCGAGTGATATCAAAGAAGTCTCCAGAAGTCGGTGACATTGTACAGATTAAAAATGATTCCAAAAATAGAATCAATTGGAAGGTTGGCAAAATCGTAAGTTTAATCCGAAGCCGTGATGGTGAATGCCGAGCAGCCAAAGTGGTAGTTGGGAATACAGAGTTTACGAGATCCATAGCCCATCTGTATCCGTTAGAGTCTGATATGTACGGCCCAACGGATTATGCACTACCACCATCACAAGACAACGAGATGGTAGAGACATCAACTGTACCTATGGAGATGGTTAAAACTATGGAACCTATAAGGGCATCAGAAACGATAGTGTCACCCAAGCCTGAGACAGAAATTGATGAGTCAACAATTCCTACTGAACCGGCAACCGAGAAAGAAATTTCTGTGTTAGATTCTGATGGTAGTCCTACGCATACTGAGCAAGCTCCCGCTGTTGATACATACGAGGCAGAAGTGAGGGAGCCAAGTGTTACGGAAGAACGGCCAGAGGAAGTGACAAGAGTAAGACGGAACGCTGCCATTTGGGCTAGAGAACGAATAGCCGAATGGACGCGTCAGCTGATGACGCTACTTGTATAA
- the LOC133533646 gene encoding uncharacterized protein LOC133533646, which yields MSNFYGHLRASGYVILQKLHVRKKPSSTLTRLSKYSEGRYQVKWPWIEYPPKLPTNFGLAFGRLKGVIRRSNKEVMTEYEKILNEQLEATIIEIVDPTIPADHPVHYLPFHMVQQKGKRGRLVYDASAKLKNEKSLNECLYRGPNMLEDLTGLILKFRIGKIAITADVEKAFLQVGLQEEDRDVTRFLWVKDLEKELSEDNIMQYRFCRVPFGVISSPFLLAATIRYHISKTNKSLLPVIADKCYVDNLVTSVQSREEALNLYAQTTNSFKELGMNIRDWMSNDKDFVDKIPKLKRAKQESEMKILGLIWNLENDTLRLKLNNETFESEITDRGITKKGVLRVLARLYDPCGFVSPLMLPGKLLFQEICTRKLKWDEILPEDLLTSWRNIIENLKVVKNVELPRHVASGSKSECTEYELHCFTDASMDAYAAVVYLRVITGKQVSTSFLMSKSRITPAEDKSDLKIPRLELLGYLIGSRLLRYVKSHIDLNICKIYLWTDSQVVIAWIKSSRLLPPFVLRRVNEIKQIKDILGAELRYVNSKENPADVATRPELWHHRQDLWLHGPDFLLQDQNDWPKEQRYEEMCLAGRALDTVDGPEMTMKGYEDQDNDPNFSEMEDNSAATALHDSVQNPSDEEKCEETVTEIKKLQGKFFSEEVSGKVTSLSRNLGLFVDEDGILRCKGRFANANLSYDKRYPILIPKKSPFTTQIILKTHRDNYHVGVPHTLSILREKYWIPHGRAQVQKALKRCLQCEKYSGGPYKLPPPPALPSERVNYSSPFTFTGLDYLGPVLVETNTGREKRWICLMTCLAVRAVHLELVKALTAEECLLAIRRFVAARGPPKVLISDNALQFQADK from the coding sequence ATGTCAAATTTTTATGGTCACTTGAGAGCATCGGGATATGTGATTCTCCAAAAACTACATGTGAGGAAGAAGCCGTCCAGCACTTTAACAAGACTGTCCAAATACAGTGAAGGAAGGTATCAGGTCAAGTGGCCGTGGATAGAGTATCCACCAAAATTGCCTACTAACTTTGGACTTGCCTTTGGAAGATTAAAGGGTGTAATACGAAGATCAAATAAAGAAGTCATGACAGAGTATGAGAAAATCTTAAACGAACAACTTGAAGCTACCATAATAGAAATTGTGGATCCTACCATTCCTGCTGACCATCCAGTTCACTATCTACCTTTTCATATGGTTCAACAGAAGGGAAAAAGGGGTCGGCTGGTTTACGATGCTTCAGCTAAGCTGAAAAACGAGAAAAGCTTGAATGAGTGCTTATACAGAGGTCCGAATATGCTGGAAGACCTTACAGGTTTAATACTGAAATTTAGAATTGGGAAAATTGCTATCACTGCTGATGTTGAAAAGGCTTTTCTTCAGGTTGGTTTACAAGAAGAGGACAGGGATGTGACCAGGTTTCTCTGGGTCAAAGATTTAGAAAAGGAACTATCTGAAGACAATATCATGCAATATAGGTTCTGCAGAGTGCCCTTTGGAGTAATATCGAGCCCTTTCCTCTTAGCGGCAACAATTCGATATCACATTTCAAAGACTAACAAAAGTCTTCTTCCTGTGATAGCAGATAAATGTTATGTAGACAATTTAGTGACGTCCGTTCAATCAAGAGAAGAGGCTCTCAATTTGTATGCTCAAACTACAAACTCATTTAAAGAATTAGGAATGAACATACGAGACTGGATGTCTAACGACAAAGATTTTGTAGACAAGATTCCCAAACTAAAGAGAGCAAAACAGGAAAGTGAAATGAAGATCCTCGGTTTGATATGGAATTTGGAAAATGACACTTTACGGCTCAAACTGAATAACGAAACTTTTGAGAGTGAGATCACAGACAGAGGTATTACAAAGAAAGGAGTCCTGAGAGTGCTAGCACGTCTGTATGATCCATGCGGGTTTGTATCACCACTCATGCTACCAGGAAAACTCTTGTTTCAGGAGATCTGCACTAGGAAGTTAAAATGGGACGAGATTCTGCCTGAAGACTTGTTGACATCATGGAGGAACATAATTGAGAATTTAAAAGTGGTTAAGAACGTAGAATTGCCAAGACATGTTGCAAGTGGATCAAAGTCGGAATGTACGGAGTATGAACTACATTGCTTTACTGACGCATCTATGGATGCATATGCAGCAGTCGTTTATCTACGCGTCATAACTGGAAAGCAAGTATCAACTTCGTTTCTCATGTCCAAATCCAGAATAACTCCAGCAGAAGACAAGAGTGATCTCAAAATTCCTAGACTTGAATTGCTAGGGTATCTCATAGGAAGTAGACTTCTGAGATATGTTAAAAGCCACATAGACCTAAATATATGCAAGATATATTTGTGGACGGATAGTCAAGTTGTTATTGCTTGGATCAAATCAAGTAGGCTACTTCCACCATTTGTATTGAGAAGAGTCAATGAGATCAAGCAAATTAAGGACATCTTGGGTGCAGAGCTGCGCTATGTCAACTCAAAAGAAAACCCTGCAGACGTAGCTACCAGGCCAGAATTGTGGCATCATAGACAGGATCTATGGCTCCATGGTCCAGATTTTCTTCTACAAGACCAAAATGATTGGCCTAAGGAGCAGAGGTATGAAGAAATGTGCTTGGCTGGGAGGGCTCTGGACACGGTGGATGGTCCAGAGATGACAATGAAAGGCTATGAAGACCAAGATAATGATCCTAACTTTTCTGAAATGGAGGATAATTCTGCAGCCACTGCACTTCATGATTCTGTGCAAAACCCATCTGATGAAGAAAAGTGTGAAGAGACAGTGACTGAGATAAAGAAGTTACAAGGTAAATTCTTTTCAGAAGAAGTCTCAGGAAAGGTGACCAGTTTGTCACGAAACTTGGGTCTCTTTGTAGACGAAGATGGGATCTTAAGATGTAAAGGAAGGTTCGCGAATGCTAATTTATCATATGATAAGAGATATCCCATTCTGATTCCGAAGAAATCACCCTTCACAACCCAGATTATACTAAAAACGCATAGAGACAACTACCATGTTGGGGTCCCACACACGCTAAGTATATTACGCGAAAAGTATTGGATCCCTCACGGGCGAGCTCAAGTACAGAAAGCTTTGAAGAGATGTTTGCAGTGTGAGAAGTATTCTGGAGGTCCTTACAAACTGCCACCACCACCTGCACTCCCCAGTGAAAGGGTTAATTATAGTTCTCCATTTACCTTTACTGGATTAGACTACCTGGGTCCGGTATTAGTGGAAACTAATACAGGCAGAGAAAAACGATGGATTTGTCTTATGACATGTCTAGCAGTTCGTGCTGTACATTTGGAGTTGGTCAAGGCTTTGACGGCTGAGGAGTGCTTGCTAGCGATACGGCGGTTCGTGGCGGCTAGAGGACCacctaaagtattgatatcgGACAATGCACTACAGTTTCAAGCTGACAAGTGA